A single Oryzias melastigma strain HK-1 linkage group LG24, ASM292280v2, whole genome shotgun sequence DNA region contains:
- the hsdl1 gene encoding inactive hydroxysteroid dehydrogenase-like protein 1: MAAVDSFQLLYREISRSCGSYVETLALVGALYTASRAVVLLTECCSLVRVHFLPKMIPNKKLGQRFGDWAVISDASEPVAKAYAEELAKHGINVAFITRDAASVQDAAASFSQSYGVETAVIVADFSLGQASVIKPIQETLRDKDVGFLVNCVDESSASPLSLIEMSDQLLLGQVNRNVGATTLMTRLVLPGMLQRSRGAVVNISSGANCRPWRGAATLSAVSGYLDSFSKALYFEYSSRGVFIQSLIPLQIASRGLPHTSSRESWFAPSPEVYARHAVSTLGISNRTTGYWPHTLQYGLMKCVPEWLWILGSRTLIFTEN, from the exons ATGGCAGCGGTTGACAGCTTCCAGCTTTTGTACAGGGAAATTTCTCGCTCGTGCGGCTCTTATGTGGAGACCCTGGCCCTCGTGGGAGCTCTTTACACCGCCAGCCGAGCCGTCGTCCTGCTGACTGAGTGCTGCTCGCTGGTCAGGGTTCATTTTCTGCCGAAGATGATCCCCAACAAGAAGCTGGGTCAGAGGTTTGGAGACTGGGCTGTCATTAGTG ATGCATCTGAGCCTGTAGCCAAAGCGTATGCAGAAGAGCTGGCCAAACACGGCATCAATGTGGCCTTCATAACTCGGGACGCCGCCTCAGTTCAAGATGCAGCAGCGTCCTTTTCCCAAAGTTACGGAGTAGAAACCGCCGTCATAGTGGCCGACTTCTCTCTGGGCCAAGCGAGTGTGATCAAGCCCATCCAGGAGACTCTGAGGGACAAAGATGTCGGCTTCTTGGTGAACTGCGTCGATGAATCATCGGCGTCTCCTCTCAGTCTGATAGAAATGTCAGATCAGCTTTTGCTGGGTCAGGTCAACAGGAACGTCGGCGCCACTACTCTGATGACCCGTTTAGTTCTGCCGGGGATGCTGCAGCGCAGCAGAGGAGCCGTGGTCAACATATCATCGGGTGCCAACTGTAGACCGTGGCGTGGAGCCGCCACGCTCAGCGCCGTCAGT GGATATTTGGACAGTTTCTCTAAAGCGCTTTACTTTGAGTACAGCAGCAGGGGGGTCTTCATCCAAAGCCTGATCCCTTTACAG attGCTTCACGTGGACTTCCACATACGTCTTCCAGAGAGAGCTGGTTTGCTCCAAGCCCTGAGGTCTACGCTCGCCACGCCGTCTCCACTCTAGGCATCTCAAACAGAACCACTGGCTACTGGCCGCACACTCTTCAG TACGGGCTGATGAAGTGCGTCCCAGAGTGGCTGTGGATTCTCGGATCTCGAACGCTCATCTTCACCGAGAACTAA